A region of the Cannabis sativa cultivar Pink pepper isolate KNU-18-1 chromosome 3, ASM2916894v1, whole genome shotgun sequence genome:
TGAACTAATCTAGATTTGTTAGTTTGTGTATTTTGGCGATATTATGCGCGATGAATGTGCGATTTTAATGCGATTCCTAGTGAAATAATTTATCAAGAAGTCATCTTTTCACAGgatttatgaaaaatttaaaaaagaaataaattgatACAAGCAACAATTTAAATAGCTTTAAATTtacttgttatatataaatttggtgagattataatacaattacaaaagggGAGTTTATGTGTACAAGATTAACATTGCAAAAACCTACAAAAAACTACCACGTTAAGTTCTGGTAAAATAGGTCCACACACCACCTATGTCTAAAGGTGAGCATGTTATCATCATGCACATGCTCCAACGACCGATCCAGCATCAAGTGCTCAATGTGCTCCATGGCATACATTCCACAAttgccactaaaaaaaaaactaaatattagcAACAATTAAGTTAAGTAATTCATAATGGAgtgcaaaattaaataaattactcaaaatatacaaaagaaaaagagattcACCTGCTGTTCGTTTGTGGTACAACCTCCGAGGTAGCTCGTCTATAatggaggggtaggagctgacTGAGATCGCCCAACTCCACCGGATGTACATAATTGTTGTATTGGAAATAACCGCTATCTCGAATTAGATTTGCAAAGAGCTCGCTGTAAGGCTTCAAATATGACTCCATGGCTGCCTCAACGGTGGCACCGATATCAGAATCATATACAATGATCTCCCAGTTCTCGATATCCACCTCAACTGCCTGTTAGGCTAATTTTAGTCTAAGTTTTGGGTcttattttcggttagttttcactctttgtttctagttttaggactatattacgcttgattcttttgtttcaggtcctcgggtgtttgaagaaagtatgtacaagaattgaggaaaagtggtgaaagaatcgagaagaaaaaccaaaaaattgtGTCGTACTGTTCCGGTCGTGAGGGCGGGAACATGCCGATCGCGGCGGGAACATGCCGATCACGGCGGGAACATGCCGATCGCGACGAGGAGCTGCGAGAGAAATATTCAAGAAATTGAAGTTCAACCCCGTCGCGACGAGGGCATTGCCAGTCGCGATGG
Encoded here:
- the LOC133035736 gene encoding uncharacterized protein LOC133035736, coding for MESYLKPYSELFANLIRDSGYFQYNNYVHPVELGDLSQLLPLHYRRATSEVVPQTNSSGNCGMYAMEHIEHLMLDRSLEHVHDDNMLTFRHRWCVDLFYQNLTW